The Miscanthus floridulus cultivar M001 chromosome 7, ASM1932011v1, whole genome shotgun sequence genome includes a region encoding these proteins:
- the LOC136467939 gene encoding deoxyhypusine hydroxylase-B-like isoform X2 — MRRAAPSSKDAEAIPALVAVLKDLYLHPIVRHEAAEALGAIGLEKSIPLLEESLTTDPAVEVQETCELALRRIEEQKKVNGAESTTTSPFLSVDPALPAKHGLSVDQLRDLLLNEQESMYERYAALFALRNDGGDAAVSAIVAALSVKSALLRHEVAYVLGQLQNKAASDALSTVLKDVCEHPMVRHEAAEALGSIADQESIALLEEFAKDPEPIVSQSCEVALSMLEYERSGKSFEFLFLQTPHVQS, encoded by the exons atgcgccgcgccgcgccctccTCCAAG GATGCTGAGGCTATTCCTGCGCTGGTGGCAGTTCTCAAAGATCTTTATCTACATCCAATTGTCCGCCATGAG GCAGCTGAAGCTCTTGGAGCCATTGGCCTGGAAAAGAGCATCCCCCTGTTGGAGGAAAGTTTAACAACTGATCCTGCTGTGGAGGTACAAGAAACTTGTGAGCTGGCACTAAGACGAATAGAAGAGCAGAAGAAAGTTAATGGGGCTGAGAGTACAACCACTTCACCCTTCCTCTCAGTTGATCCAGCGCTGCCTGCAAAGCATGGACTTTCAGTAGATCAATTAAG GGATCTTCTTCTCAATGAGCAAGAGAGCATGTACGAACGGTATGCAGCTCTTTTTGCACTTAGGAATGATGGTGGAGATGCTGCTGTTTCTGCTATTGTTGCAGCTCTGAGCGTCAAAAGTGCTCTTCTACGTCACGAG GTTGCTTATGTGTTAGGTCAGCTGCAAAATAAAGCCGCTTCAGATGCGCTTTCTACTGTCCTGAAGGATGTCTGTGAGCATCCAATGGTCAGGCATGAAGCTGCTGAAGCACTTGGCTCAATCGCTG ACCAAGAAAGCATTGCGCTTTTGGAGGAGTTTGCAAAGGATCCTGAGCCCATAGTCTCGCAGAGTTGCGAAGTAGCTCTCAGTATGCTCGAGTATGAGAGATCGGGGAAGTCCTTTGAG TTTCTCTTCCTTCAGACTCCTCATGTGCAGTCCTAG
- the LOC136467940 gene encoding bet1-like SNARE 1-1 isoform X1: MIKILCDSYRSNRTSLFDGIEEGGIRATSYSSHEIDEQENDRAIDGLQDRVSILKRLSGDIHEEVETHNRMLDRMGNDMDASRGFLSGTVDKFKMVFETKSSRRMGTLVASFVALFLLVYYLTR; encoded by the exons ATGATCAAAATTCTTTGTGATAG CTACCGTAGCAACAGAACTTCTCTCTTCGATGGCATTGAGGAGGGTGGAATCAGAGCAACATCCTATTCTTCCCATGAGATAGATGAACAAGAAAATGATCGAGCTATTGATGGACTGCAGGATCGTGTCAGCATTCTCAAGCGG TTGTCAGGAGATATCCATGAAGAGGTGGAGACTCATAACAGAATGCTAGACCGAATG GGGAATGATATGGATGCATCAAGGGGTTTTCTCTCTGGAACCGTGGACAAATTCAAGATG GTGTTTGAGACCAAATCGAGTCGGAGGATGGGAACCCTCGTCGCATCATTCGTCGCCCTTTTTCTGCTGGTTTACTACTTGACCAGGTAG
- the LOC136467940 gene encoding bet1-like SNARE 1-1 isoform X2: MNPRGYRSNRTSLFDGIEEGGIRATSYSSHEIDEQENDRAIDGLQDRVSILKRLSGDIHEEVETHNRMLDRMGNDMDASRGFLSGTVDKFKMVFETKSSRRMGTLVASFVALFLLVYYLTR; encoded by the exons ATGAACCCGAGAGG CTACCGTAGCAACAGAACTTCTCTCTTCGATGGCATTGAGGAGGGTGGAATCAGAGCAACATCCTATTCTTCCCATGAGATAGATGAACAAGAAAATGATCGAGCTATTGATGGACTGCAGGATCGTGTCAGCATTCTCAAGCGG TTGTCAGGAGATATCCATGAAGAGGTGGAGACTCATAACAGAATGCTAGACCGAATG GGGAATGATATGGATGCATCAAGGGGTTTTCTCTCTGGAACCGTGGACAAATTCAAGATG GTGTTTGAGACCAAATCGAGTCGGAGGATGGGAACCCTCGTCGCATCATTCGTCGCCCTTTTTCTGCTGGTTTACTACTTGACCAGGTAG
- the LOC136467939 gene encoding deoxyhypusine hydroxylase-B-like isoform X1: MAATSAFESSPEMERFLCERLLDTEQPIAERFRALFSLRNLRGDAPRRALLQAARDPSNLLAHEAAFALGQMQDAEAIPALVAVLKDLYLHPIVRHEAAEALGAIGLEKSIPLLEESLTTDPAVEVQETCELALRRIEEQKKVNGAESTTTSPFLSVDPALPAKHGLSVDQLRDLLLNEQESMYERYAALFALRNDGGDAAVSAIVAALSVKSALLRHEVAYVLGQLQNKAASDALSTVLKDVCEHPMVRHEAAEALGSIADQESIALLEEFAKDPEPIVSQSCEVALSMLEYERSGKSFEFLFLQTPHVQS; encoded by the exons ATGGCGGCAACCTCCGCGTTCGAGTCGTCCCCGGAGATGGAGCGGTTCCTCTGCGAGCGGCTGCTGGACACGGAGCAGCCCATCGCGGAGCGCTTCCGGGCGCTCTTCTCCCTCCGCAACCTCCGCGGGgatgcgccgcgccgcgccctccTCCAAG CTGCAAGGGATCCTTCTAACTTGCTTGCCCATGAGGCTGCATTTGCACTTGGACAAATGCAGGATGCTGAGGCTATTCCTGCGCTGGTGGCAGTTCTCAAAGATCTTTATCTACATCCAATTGTCCGCCATGAG GCAGCTGAAGCTCTTGGAGCCATTGGCCTGGAAAAGAGCATCCCCCTGTTGGAGGAAAGTTTAACAACTGATCCTGCTGTGGAGGTACAAGAAACTTGTGAGCTGGCACTAAGACGAATAGAAGAGCAGAAGAAAGTTAATGGGGCTGAGAGTACAACCACTTCACCCTTCCTCTCAGTTGATCCAGCGCTGCCTGCAAAGCATGGACTTTCAGTAGATCAATTAAG GGATCTTCTTCTCAATGAGCAAGAGAGCATGTACGAACGGTATGCAGCTCTTTTTGCACTTAGGAATGATGGTGGAGATGCTGCTGTTTCTGCTATTGTTGCAGCTCTGAGCGTCAAAAGTGCTCTTCTACGTCACGAG GTTGCTTATGTGTTAGGTCAGCTGCAAAATAAAGCCGCTTCAGATGCGCTTTCTACTGTCCTGAAGGATGTCTGTGAGCATCCAATGGTCAGGCATGAAGCTGCTGAAGCACTTGGCTCAATCGCTG ACCAAGAAAGCATTGCGCTTTTGGAGGAGTTTGCAAAGGATCCTGAGCCCATAGTCTCGCAGAGTTGCGAAGTAGCTCTCAGTATGCTCGAGTATGAGAGATCGGGGAAGTCCTTTGAG TTTCTCTTCCTTCAGACTCCTCATGTGCAGTCCTAG